In a genomic window of Rubidibacter lacunae KORDI 51-2:
- a CDS encoding sensor histidine kinase: MTRFNRTLFSASSEFVSLCQSQLVGLVQDLGAARGAVYLACEPKAGARELIPITSYPEVAPAREADRLPLLPAADGVDDDKLLPTTRLLTAARRSLPAATNTERERAATGPAADTDRQLVLPLLYKDAVLGILVVGREDRDWGDREFARLERTADTLALAGAMDQRRGHCEQTLQDLQRRQQRHGDRLDDLLHQLRNPLAALRTFGKLLVRRLDGAAPDAAARARNLSIAAAIGRESDRLQELFGQFGHYVDAMAQEAVSEGGASPAIDTGAPPALATIATEAMDPTDVEESEAVATYLLPGLTLVPVDVAAILSPLLSAAEAIAQERGISLKYNVPDCLPPARADARALREVISNILDNAVKYALDGGAVDVRAGLLPPNDVNFQGIAIGDDGPSIPTADQEHIFERRYRGVQSTGNIPGSGLGLAIAKELVDQMHGWIQLVSPTGTDAAGNPSGTTFIVWLPESRRDEGNPSVAP, encoded by the coding sequence GTGACTCGTTTCAATCGCACGCTATTCTCTGCCAGCTCCGAATTTGTCTCGTTGTGCCAATCGCAGCTTGTTGGGCTGGTGCAGGATTTAGGGGCAGCACGCGGGGCTGTCTACCTTGCTTGCGAACCCAAAGCGGGTGCCCGCGAGCTCATTCCCATTACCTCTTACCCCGAGGTTGCACCGGCTCGCGAAGCCGATCGCCTGCCGTTACTGCCTGCTGCAGATGGTGTCGACGACGACAAACTGCTGCCAACTACGCGTTTACTCACTGCCGCCAGGCGATCGCTGCCTGCAGCTACCAATACCGAGCGCGAACGCGCGGCAACCGGGCCCGCTGCCGACACCGATCGCCAACTCGTCCTACCGCTGCTTTACAAAGATGCAGTACTCGGAATTTTAGTGGTCGGGCGCGAGGACCGGGACTGGGGCGATCGGGAGTTCGCCCGTTTGGAGCGGACGGCGGATACCCTAGCACTAGCCGGTGCAATGGACCAACGGCGGGGACATTGCGAGCAAACCCTGCAGGATCTGCAACGCCGCCAGCAACGACATGGCGATCGTCTCGACGACCTACTGCACCAATTGCGCAATCCGCTGGCGGCCTTGCGCACGTTTGGGAAGTTACTCGTCCGGCGGTTGGACGGTGCTGCCCCCGACGCAGCAGCCCGCGCGCGGAATCTCTCGATCGCTGCAGCGATTGGTCGCGAGAGCGATCGCCTGCAGGAACTATTCGGACAGTTCGGTCATTATGTTGACGCGATGGCTCAAGAAGCGGTCTCGGAGGGTGGCGCTTCCCCGGCAATAGATACAGGCGCTCCCCCAGCACTAGCGACAATAGCAACCGAAGCGATGGACCCAACTGATGTTGAGGAATCAGAGGCTGTCGCTACGTACTTGCTGCCCGGGCTGACCCTAGTGCCTGTCGACGTGGCCGCGATTCTCTCACCGTTGCTGTCGGCAGCCGAAGCGATCGCGCAGGAGCGCGGGATCTCCTTAAAATATAATGTTCCCGACTGCTTGCCCCCTGCACGAGCAGATGCTCGGGCTCTACGGGAAGTCATCAGCAACATCCTAGATAATGCTGTTAAATACGCACTCGATGGCGGTGCGGTTGATGTGCGCGCCGGATTGCTCCCGCCCAACGACGTCAACTTCCAGGGAATTGCCATTGGCGACGACGGGCCGAGCATCCCAACGGCAGACCAAGAGCATATCTTCGAACGGCGCTACCGTGGGGTGCAATCGACCGGCAACATTCCTGGCAGCGGATTGGGATTGGCGATCGCAAAGGAACTTGTAGACCAGATGCACGGATGGATTCAACTTGTCAGTCCCACGGGAACGGATGCAGCCGGCAATCCTTCAGGAACAACATTTATCGTGTGGCTGCCCGAAAGTAGAAGAGATGAGGGCAACCCGTCCGTTGCCCCCTGA
- a CDS encoding pyridoxal phosphate-dependent aminotransferase encodes MKLAGRVDRIKPSLTLAITAKAKAMKAEGIDVCSFSAGEPDFDTPTHVKAAAQRALDEGKTKYGPAAGEPTLRAALARKLERDNGLTYAPENIIVTNGGKHSLFELIQVLIEPGDEVIIPSPYWLSYPEMVALAGGKSVFVPTSAETGYKIVPEQLHAAITPNTKLFVLNSPSNPTGAVYAPDEIRALAAEVLKHNILVVSDEIYEKILYDNAKHFSIAAVSPELQARTIISNGFAKSHAMTGWRVGYIAAPVEIVKAMATVQGHSTSNVCTFAQFGAIAALESSQDCVSEMLNAFAVRRRAILKHLDAIPPLGCPRPDGAFYVFVDISHTGYTSLDFCKELLEKHRVAAIPGSAFGNDSCIRLSYATDLASVEEGMMRLAKFVEKITGA; translated from the coding sequence ATCAAGCTAGCAGGGCGAGTCGATCGGATCAAGCCATCGCTGACACTGGCGATTACGGCCAAGGCCAAGGCGATGAAAGCTGAAGGCATAGATGTTTGCAGTTTCAGCGCGGGCGAACCCGACTTCGATACGCCGACACACGTCAAAGCAGCTGCCCAACGCGCCCTCGATGAGGGGAAAACCAAGTACGGGCCGGCAGCTGGCGAGCCCACTCTGCGCGCGGCGCTCGCCCGTAAGCTCGAACGCGACAACGGACTAACTTATGCCCCAGAGAACATCATCGTTACCAATGGCGGCAAGCATTCGCTGTTCGAGCTCATTCAAGTTTTGATCGAGCCGGGGGATGAGGTCATCATTCCATCGCCCTACTGGTTGAGCTATCCGGAAATGGTTGCCTTGGCAGGTGGCAAATCGGTGTTTGTGCCAACAAGTGCCGAAACGGGTTACAAAATCGTGCCCGAACAGCTGCACGCTGCGATTACACCCAACACTAAACTTTTTGTTCTTAACTCGCCGTCCAACCCGACGGGAGCGGTGTATGCGCCCGACGAGATTCGCGCGCTGGCAGCCGAGGTCCTCAAGCACAACATACTCGTGGTCTCGGATGAAATCTACGAGAAGATTCTCTACGACAATGCCAAGCATTTCAGTATTGCCGCCGTCAGCCCGGAGCTACAAGCGCGGACGATTATCAGTAACGGGTTTGCAAAAAGCCATGCAATGACAGGTTGGCGCGTTGGGTACATTGCCGCTCCCGTAGAGATCGTGAAGGCAATGGCGACAGTGCAGGGACACAGTACTTCCAACGTTTGCACCTTTGCACAATTCGGAGCGATCGCCGCACTTGAGTCATCGCAGGATTGCGTGAGCGAGATGCTGAATGCTTTTGCCGTGCGCCGTCGAGCCATACTGAAACACCTAGACGCAATCCCGCCGCTGGGCTGTCCCCGGCCAGACGGTGCGTTCTATGTCTTCGTTGACATCAGTCATACCGGTTATACATCGCTCGATTTCTGTAAAGAACTACTCGAGAAACATCGCGTTGCAGCGATTCCAGGCAGTGCCTTTGGCAACGACAGTTGCATACGTCTCTCCTACGCAACAGATCTGGCGTCTGTGGAAGAAGGGATGATGCGACTGGCTAAGTTTGTCGAAAAGATAACGGGAGCATAA
- a CDS encoding GDSL-type esterase/lipase family protein: MTVTVEMPIQLVRSKGPHLQRIAAIGDSLIYGFGDSEGGGWVERLRCRWLDPAAPGPAVYNLGVRGDRVGQVAARFEREVCGRGELRRQVPDLAIVSVGVNDSARLGRPDGRLYTPIETFATDLENLLAIARDVCPVLFVGMVPVNDTRMPFAGSLYFSLAEQRRYRDVTRGICARRRVPYLDTLALWEQRGRAWWQAQLCPDGLHPNVGGYRVLLADVLAWEALCPYGLVAPGPSALERLPAGVG; this comes from the coding sequence ATGACCGTGACAGTGGAGATGCCGATACAGTTGGTTCGCAGTAAGGGACCCCACCTACAGCGAATAGCTGCAATCGGCGACAGTTTGATTTACGGCTTTGGCGACTCTGAAGGCGGTGGATGGGTGGAGCGCCTGCGCTGTCGGTGGCTGGACCCAGCTGCACCCGGACCGGCAGTCTACAACTTAGGCGTGCGCGGCGATCGCGTCGGACAGGTAGCCGCGCGCTTCGAGCGAGAGGTATGCGGGCGCGGGGAGCTAAGACGGCAGGTTCCAGATCTGGCGATCGTGTCGGTCGGGGTCAATGACTCGGCCCGGTTGGGACGACCAGACGGGCGTTTGTATACGCCGATTGAGACCTTCGCAACGGATTTAGAAAACTTATTGGCGATCGCACGGGACGTATGTCCGGTGTTGTTCGTAGGAATGGTGCCGGTGAACGATACGCGGATGCCGTTTGCCGGGAGCTTGTATTTTTCGTTGGCAGAGCAACGACGATATCGCGACGTAACGCGGGGGATTTGCGCTCGCCGGCGGGTGCCGTATCTCGACACATTGGCATTATGGGAGCAGCGCGGGAGGGCATGGTGGCAGGCACAACTTTGTCCGGATGGCTTGCATCCTAATGTGGGCGGCTATCGGGTATTACTGGCAGACGTGTTGGCATGGGAGGCGCTGTGCCCCTATGGATTGGTGGCGCCCGGACCGAGCGCGCTAGAGCGATTGCCGGCCGGGGTTGGTTAG
- a CDS encoding DNA-directed RNA polymerase subunit omega: MYKPTSFDSEEVVQRAEDLMLAAANRYRITVQVASRAKRRRYEDFDSLDDPMMKPAIRAIIEMSDELTQPEIIGD; the protein is encoded by the coding sequence CTGTATAAGCCCACTTCTTTCGACTCTGAAGAAGTCGTTCAACGAGCTGAAGACTTGATGCTCGCTGCAGCCAACCGCTATCGCATCACCGTCCAGGTCGCCAGCCGCGCCAAACGCCGCCGTTATGAAGACTTTGACAGCCTCGACGATCCGATGATGAAGCCCGCGATTCGCGCCATTATCGAAATGTCCGACGAGCTCACCCAGCCGGAAATCATCGGCGACTAG
- a CDS encoding DUF1818 family protein, producing MPRERASGSCERILRRGPGWRLGWDPHAERYLGLIGTDDWAIELTEPELDDFCRLLAELDETIRQLANVLMDAEQVTCELESELLWLEAEGYPHAYTLRAIFTGDRRCEGSWTAASIPGLVHAVRGLHVF from the coding sequence GTGCCACGCGAACGTGCCAGCGGCTCATGCGAGCGAATTCTTAGAAGAGGGCCCGGTTGGCGACTCGGCTGGGACCCACATGCCGAGCGCTATCTAGGACTGATCGGTACCGATGACTGGGCGATCGAATTGACCGAGCCGGAGTTAGACGATTTCTGTCGCTTGCTCGCAGAGCTCGATGAGACCATTCGACAGCTAGCTAACGTGTTGATGGATGCCGAGCAGGTGACTTGTGAACTTGAAAGCGAATTGTTGTGGCTGGAAGCTGAGGGCTATCCCCACGCTTACACATTGCGAGCTATATTCACGGGCGATCGGCGCTGTGAAGGTAGCTGGACTGCTGCATCCATCCCGGGACTCGTGCATGCCGTAAGAGGGCTGCACGTCTTCTAA
- a CDS encoding aldo/keto reductase has protein sequence MDKQLLGTSDVRISQLLLGTWQTGKTMWAGIEDDGSIATIRAALDVGMTTIDTAEVYGKGHSEVVIGRALAGVQRDRYELASKVFADRLGRDDVIAACEQSLQRLQTDYLDLYQIHWPAGSFGTERVPIADTMDALTRLKTDGKIRAIGVSNFNRAQLVEAARHGRIDSLQPPYSLFWRHAEAELIPYCIANDISVLAYSSMAQGLLAGKFSRNHQFAEGDHRAEGKLFQGETFQCALDAVDRLRPIAARHHCSLAQLALAWVVAQPNTAAIAGARSPLQVTDNAGASRICLSAIDLKELDAISRPLQDRLDLNNPVLWDFVY, from the coding sequence GTGGACAAACAACTCCTCGGCACCTCAGACGTGCGCATTAGCCAGCTCTTGCTAGGCACTTGGCAAACTGGCAAGACCATGTGGGCTGGCATCGAAGACGATGGCTCGATCGCGACGATCCGTGCGGCCCTCGATGTCGGTATGACCACGATCGATACCGCCGAAGTTTACGGCAAGGGTCACTCCGAGGTGGTCATCGGTCGAGCTTTGGCAGGAGTACAGCGCGATCGCTACGAACTTGCCTCCAAAGTCTTCGCCGATCGCCTCGGTCGTGACGATGTCATTGCCGCCTGCGAGCAATCTTTGCAGCGCCTGCAAACCGACTATCTCGATCTTTACCAAATCCACTGGCCTGCCGGCAGCTTTGGTACCGAGCGCGTGCCAATTGCTGACACGATGGACGCTCTCACTCGGCTTAAAACCGACGGCAAGATTCGCGCGATCGGCGTCTCGAACTTCAACCGCGCGCAGCTGGTTGAGGCCGCTCGACACGGCCGCATCGACAGTTTGCAGCCGCCGTACTCCCTATTTTGGCGGCATGCTGAGGCCGAGCTAATTCCCTACTGCATTGCCAACGATATCTCGGTCTTAGCCTACTCTTCGATGGCTCAAGGTCTGTTAGCCGGCAAGTTCTCCCGCAACCATCAGTTTGCGGAAGGCGATCACCGCGCCGAAGGCAAGCTCTTTCAGGGTGAGACCTTCCAATGCGCGCTCGATGCGGTCGATCGCCTGCGCCCGATTGCTGCCCGCCACCATTGCAGCCTCGCACAACTCGCCCTTGCTTGGGTTGTTGCCCAACCCAACACCGCCGCGATCGCCGGCGCGCGATCGCCCCTGCAAGTCACAGACAACGCTGGCGCCAGTCGCATTTGCTTGTCAGCGATCGATCTAAAAGAACTTGATGCGATCTCGCGGCCGCTCCAGGACCGTCTCGATCTAAATAACCCTGTTCTATGGGATTTCGTATATTGA
- a CDS encoding adenylate/guanylate cyclase domain-containing protein, translated as MAPFASSFPVYATRLPARLYAIPALQAMRHNCRQPARTIWLPDYARVMNTTAELQLRIHKEGIPERMLDIVNDEFLVGRLPGCDLYLPFSEVSRHHCRLMRLGAGEWLVEDLGSTNGTLLNQFRLKSVQRINHGDVIQIGNIFIFIYLLNSTSTLPQMSVDASSGPTTSPDDQVRTILRSAEELQQQWIEGDAKKDPFSTEHIANARLKYVVEIAKTLSSAESIDAIFDRVRDVIFQEMKGIERLALLIDVKGTGNLELFKAAGRQQGYSGIRTLNTAVSNGKKKQLVALTPSELHSLNSGDWISRSICQQVFTEKVALKTIDAQTDERFEGEHSILSKGISGALAVPLWDEKQIVGVLYADAQLGLSKLDPSEDQDLSFFSTIANLVASSVQRWLLTRKLQNEEQIRQRLERYHSPAVVQQLISLGASENFTPVEADVSVLFADLVGFTSLSERLSPEEIARLLNDFFEEMLDPLFSTGGTLDKFIGDCIMAFFGAPEPQPDHADRAVAAAWGMLKRLEAMNARQVWPQPLELRIAINSGKSVVGDVGSSQRADYTVLGATVNLASRLEAVCMPGECVIGEDTYRRLQRHHDEFAPAGECTFKGIDRAIQVYRSSWR; from the coding sequence GTGGCTCCCTTTGCCAGCAGCTTTCCGGTGTATGCAACCAGATTGCCAGCGCGGCTGTATGCAATACCTGCGTTACAGGCAATGCGGCACAACTGTCGCCAACCCGCTCGGACTATTTGGCTGCCCGACTATGCACGCGTCATGAACACAACGGCCGAACTTCAGTTGCGCATTCACAAGGAAGGCATTCCAGAGCGGATGCTAGACATTGTGAATGACGAGTTCTTGGTCGGACGGTTGCCGGGCTGCGATCTGTACCTTCCCTTTTCGGAAGTTTCGCGCCACCATTGTCGATTAATGCGTCTAGGAGCGGGCGAGTGGCTCGTTGAGGATCTCGGTAGCACGAACGGTACGCTCCTCAATCAATTTCGCCTCAAATCAGTGCAGCGAATCAATCACGGTGACGTCATCCAAATCGGCAACATTTTTATTTTTATTTATCTGCTCAATTCTACTTCAACGCTACCACAGATGTCCGTTGATGCTTCATCCGGTCCGACTACATCGCCGGATGACCAGGTGCGTACAATCTTGCGTAGTGCTGAAGAATTGCAACAACAGTGGATCGAGGGCGATGCAAAGAAGGATCCCTTCAGCACCGAACATATTGCTAATGCGCGACTCAAGTACGTTGTCGAGATTGCAAAAACGCTCAGCAGTGCTGAGTCGATCGACGCAATTTTCGATCGCGTTCGCGACGTTATTTTTCAGGAAATGAAGGGCATCGAACGCCTAGCATTATTAATCGACGTAAAGGGTACGGGCAACTTAGAGTTGTTTAAAGCAGCCGGCCGGCAGCAGGGATATTCGGGCATACGAACGCTCAATACAGCAGTCAGCAACGGCAAAAAAAAACAGCTTGTGGCCTTGACACCGAGCGAGCTGCACTCTCTCAACAGCGGCGACTGGATCAGTCGCAGCATCTGCCAGCAAGTATTTACCGAGAAAGTTGCGCTCAAGACGATCGATGCTCAAACAGACGAGCGGTTCGAAGGCGAGCACAGCATCTTGTCTAAGGGCATCAGCGGGGCACTTGCAGTGCCGCTTTGGGACGAGAAGCAAATCGTTGGCGTGCTGTACGCTGACGCGCAACTCGGGTTGAGCAAGCTCGATCCGTCTGAGGACCAAGACCTGAGTTTCTTTTCAACGATTGCGAACTTAGTGGCTTCGAGCGTTCAGCGATGGTTGCTGACGCGCAAGCTCCAGAATGAGGAGCAGATTCGCCAGCGACTGGAGCGCTATCACTCGCCGGCCGTCGTCCAGCAACTGATCTCTTTGGGTGCTTCGGAAAATTTTACGCCGGTGGAAGCCGATGTCTCGGTCCTGTTTGCCGACCTGGTGGGTTTTACCTCGCTCTCGGAGCGCTTGAGTCCGGAGGAAATTGCCCGGCTCCTCAACGATTTCTTCGAGGAGATGTTGGACCCGCTTTTCAGCACGGGCGGCACGCTGGATAAATTCATCGGCGACTGCATTATGGCGTTTTTTGGTGCGCCCGAGCCGCAACCCGATCACGCCGATCGCGCCGTGGCAGCTGCCTGGGGGATGCTGAAGCGTCTGGAGGCAATGAACGCCCGACAGGTCTGGCCGCAACCGCTGGAACTCCGCATCGCCATCAACAGCGGAAAGTCCGTGGTGGGGGACGTAGGCAGCTCCCAGCGTGCGGACTACACGGTATTGGGTGCGACGGTCAATCTTGCCTCGCGCCTGGAAGCCGTTTGCATGCCTGGAGAGTGCGTAATCGGGGAAGATACCTATCGCCGCCTGCAGCGGCACCATGACGAGTTCGCCCCGGCAGGTGAATGTACCTTCAAAGGCATCGATCGCGCCATCCAGGTGTACCGGAGTTCGTGGCGTTAA
- a CDS encoding acyl-CoA thioesterase — translation MPTVSDAPPQLPPTDAIQSHALQARAEAPWFEYPVRAHPHHTDYAGNVWHGAYVSWLEEARVECLRSIGIDFSELVALGCDLPVVELAIRYHRSIPMGTHAIVKCRMLEMDGVRINWDCRIQAASARDLFATATVTLVAVDREQGRILRQLPPSVKAALVKLSV, via the coding sequence TTGCCTACCGTGTCTGACGCACCGCCTCAACTGCCGCCAACTGACGCCATCCAAAGCCACGCCCTGCAGGCGCGTGCCGAAGCGCCATGGTTCGAATATCCGGTCCGCGCCCATCCGCACCACACCGACTACGCCGGAAACGTCTGGCACGGTGCCTATGTGAGCTGGCTGGAAGAAGCTCGCGTTGAATGCTTGCGCTCGATCGGCATCGACTTCAGCGAGCTAGTTGCCCTCGGTTGCGACCTACCCGTTGTCGAACTGGCAATTCGCTACCACCGTTCGATTCCAATGGGCACCCACGCAATCGTCAAGTGCCGAATGTTGGAGATGGATGGCGTTCGCATCAATTGGGACTGCCGCATCCAAGCAGCCAGCGCGCGCGACCTGTTTGCCACCGCTACCGTGACTCTTGTTGCCGTCGATCGCGAGCAAGGTAGAATCCTGCGCCAGTTGCCTCCAAGCGTCAAAGCCGCCCTGGTCAAGCTCTCCGTTTAG
- the hisIE gene encoding bifunctional phosphoribosyl-AMP cyclohydrolase/phosphoribosyl-ATP diphosphatase HisIE: MSDSIAAPNGAVPLDRIRYDDRGLVPAIVQDYLDGTVLMLAWMNRESLAKTLETGDTWFWSRSRQEFWHKGATSGHFQRVKTIRYDCDCDALLVGVEQIGDIACHLGERSCFHRIDSPQAGESPPLPPPADTLSELYAVVRDRRERPAEGSYTNKLLAGGDNKILKKIGEEAAEVVMACKDDDPDAIASEVADIFYHVLVAMAYHRVELREVYRKLQARRR; the protein is encoded by the coding sequence ATGTCCGACTCGATTGCAGCTCCGAACGGTGCCGTTCCCCTCGATCGCATTCGTTACGACGACCGCGGACTCGTGCCGGCAATCGTGCAGGATTATCTCGACGGCACGGTTTTGATGCTGGCTTGGATGAACCGCGAGTCTTTAGCCAAGACCCTCGAAACCGGGGACACTTGGTTCTGGAGTCGTTCGCGACAGGAGTTTTGGCACAAAGGTGCGACTTCGGGTCATTTCCAGCGCGTCAAGACAATTCGCTACGACTGCGACTGCGACGCGCTCCTAGTCGGTGTCGAGCAAATCGGCGACATTGCCTGCCACTTGGGCGAGCGGAGTTGCTTTCACCGCATTGACTCGCCTCAAGCTGGCGAGAGTCCCCCCCTCCCGCCGCCAGCCGACACGCTCTCGGAGCTGTATGCTGTTGTGCGCGATCGCCGCGAACGGCCGGCGGAAGGTTCTTATACGAACAAACTGCTTGCCGGCGGCGACAACAAAATCCTCAAGAAAATCGGCGAGGAAGCGGCTGAGGTCGTGATGGCCTGCAAAGACGACGACCCCGATGCGATCGCCAGCGAAGTGGCTGACATTTTCTATCACGTGCTCGTAGCGATGGCATATCACCGTGTAGAACTACGAGAGGTATATCGCAAACTCCAAGCGCGGCGACGCTAG
- a CDS encoding tetratricopeptide repeat protein, translating into MNETLPAIYIIVLLVLLSAAGIFVFRQVWRTRRNEGRLSQLQSKLRSEEGTPQDFYELGSIYLQKKLFVQASKVLQRALKGKGIEPENRALAYNALGYAYIAQEQTDLAIRQYKEAVKLYPDYTIAWNNLADAYERKSLTAQAIDAYEHTLALDPSNSVAKRRVASLRKRIAPNKPVDPASS; encoded by the coding sequence ATGAACGAAACGTTGCCTGCTATCTATATCATTGTTTTGCTCGTATTACTGAGTGCCGCTGGAATCTTTGTTTTCCGGCAAGTCTGGCGAACGCGCCGCAACGAAGGTCGCCTTTCGCAACTACAGTCCAAGCTGCGGAGTGAGGAGGGCACGCCCCAGGATTTTTACGAACTCGGCAGCATCTATCTGCAGAAAAAACTCTTTGTACAAGCCAGTAAAGTTCTTCAGCGCGCGCTCAAGGGTAAGGGCATCGAACCAGAGAATCGCGCCCTCGCCTACAATGCTCTGGGTTACGCCTACATCGCTCAGGAGCAGACCGATCTAGCCATACGGCAGTACAAAGAAGCCGTCAAACTCTATCCCGACTACACGATTGCCTGGAACAACCTCGCCGATGCTTACGAGCGCAAGAGCCTCACGGCTCAAGCCATCGATGCTTACGAGCACACGCTGGCACTCGACCCGAGCAACAGTGTTGCCAAGCGCCGCGTTGCATCGTTACGCAAGCGCATAGCGCCCAACAAGCCGGTAGATCCTGCCAGTTCCTAA
- a CDS encoding transporter substrate-binding domain-containing protein → MAPVMMHRLLRTSIAALSTTFIASSAAIAADLEEIRARGRLIVAINDDARPLAFRDEGGELRGLEIDVARHLAETLIGDRQAVEFLNVSNRERLGAVLEGDADVAIARLSATPPRSRLVAFSNYYYLDGTDFVTRNTEIAAVSDLRRARIAVLENSDTIAIVRYRFPNADLVGVSSYQAAFDLLESEAADAFAGDRSILTGWVQEHPEYRRLDAQLSVAALCVAMPKGLQHARLHQSVNQAIARWQSSEWLRDTTRRWGLL, encoded by the coding sequence GTGGCTCCCGTTATGATGCATCGCCTACTGCGCACCAGCATCGCCGCGCTCTCCACCACTTTCATTGCATCAAGCGCGGCAATTGCGGCCGACCTCGAAGAGATACGCGCGCGCGGCCGGCTCATCGTTGCTATCAACGATGATGCCCGCCCGTTGGCTTTTCGTGACGAGGGTGGGGAGCTACGGGGTTTAGAAATTGACGTGGCACGGCACCTCGCCGAAACCCTAATTGGAGACCGCCAAGCGGTTGAATTCTTGAATGTCAGCAATCGCGAGCGCCTGGGCGCTGTCCTCGAGGGTGACGCTGACGTGGCGATCGCCCGACTGAGTGCCACCCCCCCGCGATCGCGCCTCGTAGCCTTCAGCAACTATTACTATCTCGACGGCACCGACTTCGTCACTCGCAACACCGAGATCGCTGCTGTTTCCGACCTGCGCCGTGCACGTATCGCCGTCCTCGAGAACTCCGACACGATCGCGATCGTCCGTTACCGCTTCCCGAATGCAGACCTGGTAGGCGTATCTTCTTACCAAGCTGCCTTTGACTTGCTCGAAAGTGAAGCTGCGGATGCCTTTGCAGGCGATCGCAGCATCCTAACGGGGTGGGTGCAGGAACATCCAGAATATCGCCGCCTTGATGCACAGCTGTCCGTAGCTGCCTTGTGCGTGGCGATGCCAAAAGGCTTACAGCACGCGCGACTGCATCAGTCCGTCAACCAAGCAATCGCTCGGTGGCAGAGCTCAGAGTGGTTGCGCGACACAACCCGGCGTTGGGGCTTGTTATAG
- the rplT gene encoding 50S ribosomal protein L20: MSRVKRGNVRQKRHKKILKLAKGFRGSHSKLFRTANQQVMKALRNAYRDRRRRKRDFRRLWIARINAAARLNGMSYSRLIGALKQAEIGLNRKMLAELAVLDPAAFAKVVETAATKSDG, encoded by the coding sequence ATGAGCAGGGTCAAACGGGGGAACGTCCGGCAGAAACGCCACAAGAAGATCCTCAAGTTAGCGAAAGGATTCCGGGGCTCTCACTCCAAACTATTCCGCACCGCCAACCAGCAAGTAATGAAGGCGTTGCGCAACGCCTACCGCGATCGTCGGCGCCGCAAGCGCGACTTTCGACGCTTGTGGATCGCGCGCATCAACGCTGCCGCTCGCTTGAACGGCATGAGCTACAGCCGCCTAATCGGAGCGTTGAAGCAAGCCGAGATCGGACTCAACCGCAAGATGCTTGCCGAGCTAGCCGTCCTCGACCCGGCTGCATTTGCCAAAGTGGTCGAAACCGCTGCTACCAAGTCCGACGGCTAG
- the rpmI gene encoding 50S ribosomal protein L35 translates to MPKMKTCRAAAKRFRTTGSGKIRRRKANKNHLLQHKSSHRKRRLSQLTLADDSDGNNISKMLPYMK, encoded by the coding sequence ATGCCAAAGATGAAGACCTGCCGTGCGGCAGCCAAGCGCTTCCGCACCACGGGCAGTGGGAAGATCCGTCGCCGTAAGGCAAACAAGAATCACCTCCTGCAGCACAAGAGTTCTCATCGCAAGCGTCGCCTGTCACAACTGACATTGGCTGATGACAGCGATGGCAACAATATCAGCAAGATGCTGCCGTACATGAAGTAA
- a CDS encoding RNA-binding S4 domain-containing protein, with amino-acid sequence MSASNMNVMPERAIKLDQFLKLVGAAGTGGQAKIPIQDGLVSVNGEVETRRGRKLHSGDVVTIGDRAFPVTLD; translated from the coding sequence TTGTCCGCTAGCAACATGAACGTCATGCCCGAACGCGCCATCAAACTCGACCAATTCCTCAAACTCGTCGGTGCTGCAGGGACTGGCGGGCAGGCAAAAATTCCGATCCAAGATGGACTCGTCAGCGTCAACGGCGAAGTCGAAACCCGTCGCGGACGCAAGCTCCACAGTGGCGATGTCGTCACCATCGGCGATCGCGCGTTCCCCGTCACACTCGATTGA
- a CDS encoding sulfiredoxin gives MRAIREIPLNLIHRPLPRQNDPEKVRVLMESIAQEGLREPIDVLEVEGRYYGFSGCHRYEAHQRLGKETIECRVRRAPKSVLQHHLA, from the coding sequence ATGAGAGCAATCCGCGAAATTCCCCTCAACCTCATTCACCGCCCGCTCCCGCGCCAGAACGATCCCGAGAAAGTTCGCGTGCTGATGGAGTCGATCGCGCAGGAGGGGTTGCGCGAGCCGATCGACGTCCTGGAAGTTGAAGGTCGGTACTACGGCTTCTCCGGTTGCCACCGCTACGAAGCGCACCAGCGCCTCGGCAAAGAAACGATCGAATGTCGCGTGCGGCGCGCGCCCAAATCCGTTCTTCAGCACCACTTGGCATAA